A region from the Pelobates fuscus isolate aPelFus1 chromosome 3, aPelFus1.pri, whole genome shotgun sequence genome encodes:
- the LOC134601700 gene encoding uncharacterized protein LOC134601700 — MAQETAGFFLHVIDSPLSNADIEFFVDGSRYADEKGHFHTGYAVVSAHEVIKAEPLAPHCSAQEAELKALAEACKMVSGTPIKNSGAMSALMDAILLPTQVGIIKVAAHVKTTDEISRGNHKADEAAKQAAIQVHPSTGNTFLQVVLTDDAVDYNILLSLQRQASKEEHYLWRKQDAEPDDDRMWRKGKRLCLPRVLYPMMAQIAHGPTHLSKMHRHKAVLILYHCMLCSDMLLRLETSK; from the exons atggcacaagaaacagcagggttttttttgcatgtaattgattctccattatctaatgcagatattgagttttttgtagatggttccagatatgctgatgagaagggtcatttccacactggatatgctgtagtctctgcacatgaggtaataaaagctgaaccactcgctcctcactgctctgcacaggaggcagagctgaaggcactcgctgaagcgtgtaaaatggtttctg gaactccaatcaagaacTCTGGAGCCatgagtgcacttatggacgctatcctgctacccactcaagtaggcatcatcaaggtggcagctcacgtgaagaCCACAGATGAAATctcaagaggaaaccacaaagcagacgaagctgccaagcaagcagcaattcaagttcatccctctacaggtaataccttcctacaagttgttcttacagatgacgccgttgactacaatatactgttgagcttacaaagacaggcaagcaaggaagaacattacctctggaggaaacaagatgcagaacctgatgatgacagaatgtggaggaaaggtaaaagactgtgtttgccacgagtgttgtaccccatgatggcccagattgCCCATGGACCTACTCATCTATCCAAGATGCACCGACATAAAGCTGTTCTTATCCTTTACCATTGTATGCTGTGTTCAGATATGCTACTTAGACTTGAGACCAgtaaataa